From Apis cerana isolate GH-2021 linkage group LG10, AcerK_1.0, whole genome shotgun sequence, one genomic window encodes:
- the LOC107999508 gene encoding differentially expressed in FDCP 8 homolog isoform X4, which translates to MIDTKNNANGTYDCNQESRIRTDSSDTMPSTPSSSSDYMTGEADDSSESKAVIPFSLKSVETVLSLSKATSEEYLKDMIEKCKQMVLESAECSDERKWLVRRLIELRLRVQEFRELSEANLLETQVILGHHLIPQKYYITTSGPVYCDHCSGTIWTMLQSWYMCNDCKFCCHWKCLNNICRGLSNQGYRCAECKTRITFKSAWIEPRLCDYTGLYYCQRCHWNTAMVIPARVIRNWDMESRPVSRVAAQLLTLLEERSVLLLEDLNPKLFTLVPDLSVVKRMREEMQMMKRYLVLCPEANNQGLPWKIGIRTHMIENSGNYSIKDLIDLNNGILLEEIRAAYDTMHTHITEHCELCKARGHLCELCGNDEVIYPWDASSISCHQCTAVHHRACWSKQNHCCPRCTRLQKRRALQDQQTSDTNECITENGLNSSESPSDTT; encoded by the exons atgatagacacaaaaaataatgcaaatggAACATATGATTGTAATCAAGAGTCAAGGATTAGAACTGATAGTTCCGATACAATGCCATCAACACCTTCTTCATCATCTGATTATATGACAGGAGAAGCAGATGATAGTTCAGAAAGCAAAGCTGTTATACCTTTTAGTTTAAAATCAGTAGAAACAGTGCTTTCATTATCTAAg gctACTTCTGAAGAATATCTTAAAGATatgatagaaaaatgtaaacaaatgGTATTAGAAAGTGCAGAATGTTCAGATGAGCGAAAATGGCTTGTTAGACGTTTAATTGAATTACGCTTAAGAGTACAAGAATTTAGAGAATTATCAGAAGCAAATTTGCTTGAAACACAAGTAATTTTAGGACATCACTTAATACcacaaaaatattacataacaaCCTCTGGACCTGTATATTGTGATCATTGTAGTGGAACTATTTGGACTATGCTTCAATCATGGTATATGTGCAATG attGCAAATTTTGTTGCCATtggaaatgtttaaataacataTGTAGA GGTTTATCAAATCAAGGATATAGATGTGCTGAATGCAAAACACGAATTACATTTA aaTCAGCATGGATTGAGCCGCGACTTTGTGACTATACAGGATTGTATTATTGTCAAAGATGTCATTGGAATACTGCAATGGTAATTCCTGCAAGAGTAATTAGAAACTGGGATATGGAATCACGACCTGTATCTCGTGTTGCTGCACAACTTTTAACACTTTTAGAAGAACGTTCCGTTTTATTACTTGAAGATTTAAATCCAAAATTGTTTACTTTAGTTCCAGATCTATCTGTAGTAAAg aGGATGCGGGAGGAAATGCAAATGATGAAACGTTATTTAGTTTTGTGCCCAGAAGCTAATAATCAAGGATTACCATGGAAAATTGGAATACGTACTCATATGATAGAAAATTCgggaaattattcaattaaggATCTCATTGATTTGAATAATGGAATACTTTTAGAAGAAATTCGTGCTGCATATGATACTATGCATACTCATATCACAGAACATTGTGAATTATGTAAAGCAAG aggTCATTTATGTGAATTGTGTGGTAATGATGAAGTTATATATCCATGGGATGCAAGTTCTATTAGTTGTCATCAATGTACAGCAGTTCATCATCGTGCATGTTGGTCGAAACAAAATCACTGTTGTCCACGTTGTACGAGACTTCAGAAACGACGTGCCTTGCAAGATCAACAAACTTCAGATACAAATGAATGTATTACTGAAAATGGATTAAACTCAAGTGAATCACCAAGTGATACaacgtaa
- the LOC107999508 gene encoding differentially expressed in FDCP 8 homolog isoform X3 yields MIDTKNNANGTYDCNQESRIRTDSSDTMPSTPSSSSDYMTGEADDSSESKAVIPFSLKSVETVLSLSKATSEEYLKDMIEKCKQMVLESAECSDERKWLVRRLIELRLRVQEFRELSEANLLETQVILGHHLIPQKYYITTSGPVYCDHCSGTIWTMLQSWYMCNDCKFCCHWKCLNNICRGLSNQGYRCAECKTRITFTFSKGLSLSCFGSPFKNTESAWIEPRLCDYTGLYYCQRCHWNTAMVIPARVIRNWDMESRPVSRVAAQLLTLLEERSVLLLEDLNPKLFTLVPDLSVVKRMREEMQMMKRYLVLCPEANNQGLPWKIGIRTHMIENSGNYSIKDLIDLNNGILLEEIRAAYDTMHTHITEHCELCKARGHLCELCGNDEVIYPWDASSISCHQCTAVHHRACWSKQNHCCPRCTRLQKRRALQDQQTSDTNECITENGLNSSESPSDTT; encoded by the exons atgatagacacaaaaaataatgcaaatggAACATATGATTGTAATCAAGAGTCAAGGATTAGAACTGATAGTTCCGATACAATGCCATCAACACCTTCTTCATCATCTGATTATATGACAGGAGAAGCAGATGATAGTTCAGAAAGCAAAGCTGTTATACCTTTTAGTTTAAAATCAGTAGAAACAGTGCTTTCATTATCTAAg gctACTTCTGAAGAATATCTTAAAGATatgatagaaaaatgtaaacaaatgGTATTAGAAAGTGCAGAATGTTCAGATGAGCGAAAATGGCTTGTTAGACGTTTAATTGAATTACGCTTAAGAGTACAAGAATTTAGAGAATTATCAGAAGCAAATTTGCTTGAAACACAAGTAATTTTAGGACATCACTTAATACcacaaaaatattacataacaaCCTCTGGACCTGTATATTGTGATCATTGTAGTGGAACTATTTGGACTATGCTTCAATCATGGTATATGTGCAATG attGCAAATTTTGTTGCCATtggaaatgtttaaataacataTGTAGA GGTTTATCAAATCAAGGATATAGATGTGCTGAATGCAAAACACGAATTACATTTA ctTTCTCAAAAGGATTATCCTTATCTTGTTTTGGCAgtccatttaaaaatacag aaTCAGCATGGATTGAGCCGCGACTTTGTGACTATACAGGATTGTATTATTGTCAAAGATGTCATTGGAATACTGCAATGGTAATTCCTGCAAGAGTAATTAGAAACTGGGATATGGAATCACGACCTGTATCTCGTGTTGCTGCACAACTTTTAACACTTTTAGAAGAACGTTCCGTTTTATTACTTGAAGATTTAAATCCAAAATTGTTTACTTTAGTTCCAGATCTATCTGTAGTAAAg aGGATGCGGGAGGAAATGCAAATGATGAAACGTTATTTAGTTTTGTGCCCAGAAGCTAATAATCAAGGATTACCATGGAAAATTGGAATACGTACTCATATGATAGAAAATTCgggaaattattcaattaaggATCTCATTGATTTGAATAATGGAATACTTTTAGAAGAAATTCGTGCTGCATATGATACTATGCATACTCATATCACAGAACATTGTGAATTATGTAAAGCAAG aggTCATTTATGTGAATTGTGTGGTAATGATGAAGTTATATATCCATGGGATGCAAGTTCTATTAGTTGTCATCAATGTACAGCAGTTCATCATCGTGCATGTTGGTCGAAACAAAATCACTGTTGTCCACGTTGTACGAGACTTCAGAAACGACGTGCCTTGCAAGATCAACAAACTTCAGATACAAATGAATGTATTACTGAAAATGGATTAAACTCAAGTGAATCACCAAGTGATACaacgtaa
- the LOC107999508 gene encoding differentially expressed in FDCP 8 homolog isoform X2, whose amino-acid sequence MIDTKNNANGTYDCNQESRIRTDSSDTMPSTPSSSSDYMTGEADDSSESKAVIPFSLKSVETVLSLSKATSEEYLKDMIEKCKQMVLESAECSDERKWLVRRLIELRLRVQEFRELSEANLLETQVILGHHLIPQKYYITTSGPVYCDHCSGTIWTMLQSWYMCNDCKFCCHWKCLNNICRVCVHVVASEAGGYTYTKDICPEQGLSNQGYRCAECKTRITFKSAWIEPRLCDYTGLYYCQRCHWNTAMVIPARVIRNWDMESRPVSRVAAQLLTLLEERSVLLLEDLNPKLFTLVPDLSVVKRMREEMQMMKRYLVLCPEANNQGLPWKIGIRTHMIENSGNYSIKDLIDLNNGILLEEIRAAYDTMHTHITEHCELCKARGHLCELCGNDEVIYPWDASSISCHQCTAVHHRACWSKQNHCCPRCTRLQKRRALQDQQTSDTNECITENGLNSSESPSDTT is encoded by the exons atgatagacacaaaaaataatgcaaatggAACATATGATTGTAATCAAGAGTCAAGGATTAGAACTGATAGTTCCGATACAATGCCATCAACACCTTCTTCATCATCTGATTATATGACAGGAGAAGCAGATGATAGTTCAGAAAGCAAAGCTGTTATACCTTTTAGTTTAAAATCAGTAGAAACAGTGCTTTCATTATCTAAg gctACTTCTGAAGAATATCTTAAAGATatgatagaaaaatgtaaacaaatgGTATTAGAAAGTGCAGAATGTTCAGATGAGCGAAAATGGCTTGTTAGACGTTTAATTGAATTACGCTTAAGAGTACAAGAATTTAGAGAATTATCAGAAGCAAATTTGCTTGAAACACAAGTAATTTTAGGACATCACTTAATACcacaaaaatattacataacaaCCTCTGGACCTGTATATTGTGATCATTGTAGTGGAACTATTTGGACTATGCTTCAATCATGGTATATGTGCAATG attGCAAATTTTGTTGCCATtggaaatgtttaaataacataTGTAGAGTATGTGTTCATGTAGTTGCTAGTGAAGCAGGTGGTTATACTTATACAAAAGATATTTGTCCTGAACAGGGTTTATCAAATCAAGGATATAGATGTGCTGAATGCAAAACACGAATTACATTTA aaTCAGCATGGATTGAGCCGCGACTTTGTGACTATACAGGATTGTATTATTGTCAAAGATGTCATTGGAATACTGCAATGGTAATTCCTGCAAGAGTAATTAGAAACTGGGATATGGAATCACGACCTGTATCTCGTGTTGCTGCACAACTTTTAACACTTTTAGAAGAACGTTCCGTTTTATTACTTGAAGATTTAAATCCAAAATTGTTTACTTTAGTTCCAGATCTATCTGTAGTAAAg aGGATGCGGGAGGAAATGCAAATGATGAAACGTTATTTAGTTTTGTGCCCAGAAGCTAATAATCAAGGATTACCATGGAAAATTGGAATACGTACTCATATGATAGAAAATTCgggaaattattcaattaaggATCTCATTGATTTGAATAATGGAATACTTTTAGAAGAAATTCGTGCTGCATATGATACTATGCATACTCATATCACAGAACATTGTGAATTATGTAAAGCAAG aggTCATTTATGTGAATTGTGTGGTAATGATGAAGTTATATATCCATGGGATGCAAGTTCTATTAGTTGTCATCAATGTACAGCAGTTCATCATCGTGCATGTTGGTCGAAACAAAATCACTGTTGTCCACGTTGTACGAGACTTCAGAAACGACGTGCCTTGCAAGATCAACAAACTTCAGATACAAATGAATGTATTACTGAAAATGGATTAAACTCAAGTGAATCACCAAGTGATACaacgtaa
- the LOC107999508 gene encoding differentially expressed in FDCP 8 homolog isoform X1 — protein sequence MIDTKNNANGTYDCNQESRIRTDSSDTMPSTPSSSSDYMTGEADDSSESKAVIPFSLKSVETVLSLSKATSEEYLKDMIEKCKQMVLESAECSDERKWLVRRLIELRLRVQEFRELSEANLLETQVILGHHLIPQKYYITTSGPVYCDHCSGTIWTMLQSWYMCNDCKFCCHWKCLNNICRVCVHVVASEAGGYTYTKDICPEQGLSNQGYRCAECKTRITFTFSKGLSLSCFGSPFKNTESAWIEPRLCDYTGLYYCQRCHWNTAMVIPARVIRNWDMESRPVSRVAAQLLTLLEERSVLLLEDLNPKLFTLVPDLSVVKRMREEMQMMKRYLVLCPEANNQGLPWKIGIRTHMIENSGNYSIKDLIDLNNGILLEEIRAAYDTMHTHITEHCELCKARGHLCELCGNDEVIYPWDASSISCHQCTAVHHRACWSKQNHCCPRCTRLQKRRALQDQQTSDTNECITENGLNSSESPSDTT from the exons atgatagacacaaaaaataatgcaaatggAACATATGATTGTAATCAAGAGTCAAGGATTAGAACTGATAGTTCCGATACAATGCCATCAACACCTTCTTCATCATCTGATTATATGACAGGAGAAGCAGATGATAGTTCAGAAAGCAAAGCTGTTATACCTTTTAGTTTAAAATCAGTAGAAACAGTGCTTTCATTATCTAAg gctACTTCTGAAGAATATCTTAAAGATatgatagaaaaatgtaaacaaatgGTATTAGAAAGTGCAGAATGTTCAGATGAGCGAAAATGGCTTGTTAGACGTTTAATTGAATTACGCTTAAGAGTACAAGAATTTAGAGAATTATCAGAAGCAAATTTGCTTGAAACACAAGTAATTTTAGGACATCACTTAATACcacaaaaatattacataacaaCCTCTGGACCTGTATATTGTGATCATTGTAGTGGAACTATTTGGACTATGCTTCAATCATGGTATATGTGCAATG attGCAAATTTTGTTGCCATtggaaatgtttaaataacataTGTAGAGTATGTGTTCATGTAGTTGCTAGTGAAGCAGGTGGTTATACTTATACAAAAGATATTTGTCCTGAACAGGGTTTATCAAATCAAGGATATAGATGTGCTGAATGCAAAACACGAATTACATTTA ctTTCTCAAAAGGATTATCCTTATCTTGTTTTGGCAgtccatttaaaaatacag aaTCAGCATGGATTGAGCCGCGACTTTGTGACTATACAGGATTGTATTATTGTCAAAGATGTCATTGGAATACTGCAATGGTAATTCCTGCAAGAGTAATTAGAAACTGGGATATGGAATCACGACCTGTATCTCGTGTTGCTGCACAACTTTTAACACTTTTAGAAGAACGTTCCGTTTTATTACTTGAAGATTTAAATCCAAAATTGTTTACTTTAGTTCCAGATCTATCTGTAGTAAAg aGGATGCGGGAGGAAATGCAAATGATGAAACGTTATTTAGTTTTGTGCCCAGAAGCTAATAATCAAGGATTACCATGGAAAATTGGAATACGTACTCATATGATAGAAAATTCgggaaattattcaattaaggATCTCATTGATTTGAATAATGGAATACTTTTAGAAGAAATTCGTGCTGCATATGATACTATGCATACTCATATCACAGAACATTGTGAATTATGTAAAGCAAG aggTCATTTATGTGAATTGTGTGGTAATGATGAAGTTATATATCCATGGGATGCAAGTTCTATTAGTTGTCATCAATGTACAGCAGTTCATCATCGTGCATGTTGGTCGAAACAAAATCACTGTTGTCCACGTTGTACGAGACTTCAGAAACGACGTGCCTTGCAAGATCAACAAACTTCAGATACAAATGAATGTATTACTGAAAATGGATTAAACTCAAGTGAATCACCAAGTGATACaacgtaa